In Saccharothrix violaceirubra, the following are encoded in one genomic region:
- a CDS encoding DUF6461 domain-containing protein yields the protein MSDDATDHYADLLDNGPLPDEALCLTAVRGLSVDEALRRYGGFRSARTETLRDAGRYSLDAYPDELSLVVADEVDGWVLLAHDNGWEGASTEVLARLSTGTTAAVAYWNVDFDSSLAVAVDGRVHAFEFIVGESTDDPVLGPYLDGLDFEDAERMCAASLAFVERVSGVRLTDEWIRAPHPVSAVADDLCFTGPTGWTSTAAPELVGRPVDAAVDWACQAAGIRVDDDHPPVVDLYLRALEAQWARCLPADPDAPKVRRLQDQVRRRNADKSIERALFARAHAVSAIEGLRAGNVDRVLYNACQVDPARWPELRALLGR from the coding sequence GTGTCCGACGACGCGACCGACCATTACGCGGACCTGCTCGACAACGGCCCCCTGCCCGACGAGGCGTTGTGCCTCACGGCCGTGCGCGGACTTTCCGTGGACGAGGCGTTAAGGCGCTATGGCGGATTCCGGTCCGCACGCACGGAAACACTGCGCGACGCGGGCCGGTACTCGCTCGACGCCTACCCCGACGAGTTGTCCCTGGTGGTCGCCGACGAAGTCGACGGATGGGTGCTGTTGGCCCACGACAACGGTTGGGAGGGTGCCTCGACAGAGGTGCTCGCGCGGCTGTCGACGGGGACGACGGCGGCTGTCGCGTACTGGAACGTGGACTTCGACAGTTCGCTCGCGGTCGCGGTCGACGGGCGCGTGCACGCCTTCGAGTTCATCGTCGGGGAGTCCACCGACGACCCGGTGCTCGGCCCGTACCTCGACGGCCTGGATTTCGAGGACGCCGAACGCATGTGCGCGGCCTCGTTGGCCTTCGTCGAGCGGGTAAGCGGCGTTCGTCTGACCGACGAGTGGATCCGGGCGCCGCATCCGGTCTCGGCGGTCGCGGACGACCTGTGTTTCACAGGTCCGACCGGTTGGACGAGCACCGCCGCTCCGGAACTGGTCGGCAGGCCGGTCGACGCGGCCGTCGACTGGGCCTGTCAGGCGGCCGGCATCCGCGTCGACGACGACCACCCGCCGGTGGTCGACCTCTACCTGCGGGCGTTGGAGGCACAGTGGGCGCGATGTCTGCCGGCCGATCCCGATGCGCCGAAGGTCCGGAGACTTCAGGATCAGGTGCGACGACGCAACGCGGACAAGAGCATCGAACGGGCGCTGTTCGCGCGGGCGCACGCGGTGAGCGCGATCGAAGGGCTTCGGGCCGGAAACGTCGACCGGGTCCTGTACAACGCGTGCCAGGTCGACCCGGCGCGATGGCCGGAGTTGCGGGCGCTGCTCGGTCGGTGA
- a CDS encoding aldehyde dehydrogenase family protein, whose protein sequence is MWDYAPAPESREIANLKPAYRMFLDGEFVEGSGEPLKSIDPGTEEVLAEVSTASEADVDRAVKAARKAYDRVWGRMPGSERAKYLFRIARLIQERGRELAVLESLDNGKPIKESRDVDVPTAAAHFFYHAGWADKLSYAGFGPDPRPLGVAGQVIPWNFPLLMAAWKIAPALACGNTVVLKPAETTPLSALVLAEIFQQADLPPGVVNILPGAGDVGATLVAHHDVDKVAFTGSTEVGKIIQRQLAGTGRKLTLELGGKAANIVFDDAPLDQAVEGIVNGIFFNQGHVCCAGSRLLVQESVAEELLEKLRTRISTLRVGNPLDKNTDVGAINSREQLAKIRELSEVGDAEGATRWTSSCPLPDKGFYFAPTVFSNVSQAMRIAREEIFGPVLSVLTFRTPDEAVAKANNTPYGLSAGIWTEKGSRILWAAQKLRAGVVWANTFNRFDPTAPFGGYQESGFGREGGRTGLEAYLDV, encoded by the coding sequence ATGTGGGACTACGCGCCCGCGCCCGAGTCGCGGGAGATCGCGAACCTCAAGCCCGCCTACCGGATGTTCCTCGACGGCGAGTTCGTCGAAGGCTCGGGCGAACCCCTCAAGTCGATCGACCCCGGCACCGAAGAGGTGCTCGCCGAGGTGTCGACCGCGTCCGAGGCCGACGTCGACCGCGCGGTGAAGGCGGCGCGCAAGGCGTACGACCGGGTCTGGGGCCGGATGCCCGGCTCCGAACGGGCCAAGTACCTGTTCCGGATCGCGCGGCTGATCCAGGAACGCGGCCGTGAACTGGCCGTGCTGGAGTCGCTCGACAACGGCAAGCCCATCAAGGAGTCGCGGGACGTCGACGTCCCGACCGCCGCCGCGCACTTCTTCTACCACGCGGGATGGGCGGACAAGCTCTCCTACGCCGGGTTCGGGCCCGACCCTCGGCCGTTGGGCGTGGCCGGTCAGGTGATCCCGTGGAACTTCCCGCTGCTGATGGCGGCGTGGAAGATCGCGCCCGCGCTGGCGTGCGGGAACACCGTCGTGCTCAAGCCCGCCGAGACCACGCCGTTGAGCGCGCTGGTGCTCGCGGAGATCTTCCAGCAGGCCGACCTGCCGCCGGGTGTGGTGAACATCCTGCCGGGCGCGGGTGACGTCGGCGCCACGCTGGTCGCGCACCACGACGTGGACAAGGTCGCGTTCACCGGGTCGACCGAGGTCGGCAAGATCATCCAGCGGCAGCTCGCCGGCACCGGCCGCAAGCTGACGCTGGAACTGGGCGGCAAGGCGGCGAACATCGTGTTCGACGACGCGCCGCTGGACCAAGCCGTCGAGGGGATCGTCAACGGCATCTTCTTCAACCAGGGGCACGTCTGCTGCGCCGGATCACGCCTGCTGGTGCAGGAATCCGTGGCCGAGGAGCTGCTGGAGAAGCTGCGGACGCGGATCTCGACGTTGCGCGTGGGCAACCCGTTGGACAAGAACACCGACGTGGGTGCGATCAACTCGCGTGAGCAGCTCGCCAAGATCCGGGAGCTGAGCGAGGTGGGCGACGCCGAGGGCGCCACGCGGTGGACGTCGTCGTGTCCCTTGCCCGACAAGGGCTTCTACTTCGCGCCGACGGTGTTCTCCAACGTGTCGCAGGCGATGCGCATCGCCCGTGAGGAGATCTTCGGCCCGGTGCTGTCCGTGCTGACGTTCCGCACGCCGGACGAAGCCGTGGCCAAGGCGAACAACACGCCTTACGGCCTGTCGGCCGGTATCTGGACCGAGAAGGGATCCCGCATCCTTTGGGCCGCGCAGAAGCTGCGTGCCGGGGTCGTGTGGGCCAACACGTTCAACCGCTTCGACCCGACCGCGCCGTTCGGCGGGTACCAGGAGTCGGGCTTCGGCCGCGAGGGCGGTCGCACGGGCTTGGAGGCGTATCTCGATGTCTGA
- the deoC gene encoding deoxyribose-phosphate aldolase, giving the protein MAAPTTTSDFADAVRDEDSLRRFLHGLPGVDQVGVEQRAAGLATRSIKKAAKLWAIDTAISMVDLTTLEGADTPGKVRSLAAKARRPDPERPDVPQVAAVCVYPDMAAVAVEELAGTGIGVASVATAFPSGRSTLKVKLEDTTYAVAAGATEIDMVIDRGAFLSGRYGQVFDEIVQVKHACGDAHLKVILETGELATYDNVRRASWLALLAGGDFIKTSTGKVSPAATLPVTHVMLQAVRDWHARTGQLRGVKPAGGIRTTKDAIKYLVAVNEVAGPEWLTPALFRFGASTLLNDLLMQRRTQLDGHYSGPDYVTVD; this is encoded by the coding sequence ATGGCCGCACCCACGACAACCTCGGATTTCGCGGACGCCGTGCGCGACGAAGACTCGCTGCGGCGCTTCCTGCACGGCCTGCCCGGCGTCGACCAGGTCGGCGTCGAACAGCGGGCCGCCGGACTCGCCACCCGCAGCATCAAGAAGGCCGCGAAGCTCTGGGCGATCGACACCGCGATCTCCATGGTCGACCTGACCACGTTGGAAGGCGCGGACACGCCCGGCAAGGTGCGGTCGCTCGCGGCCAAGGCCCGTCGACCCGACCCGGAGCGACCGGACGTGCCGCAGGTCGCGGCGGTCTGCGTGTACCCGGACATGGCGGCCGTGGCCGTCGAGGAACTCGCCGGCACCGGGATCGGGGTCGCCAGCGTGGCCACGGCCTTCCCGTCCGGGCGGTCGACGTTGAAGGTCAAGCTGGAGGACACGACCTACGCCGTGGCCGCCGGTGCGACCGAGATCGACATGGTGATCGACCGCGGCGCGTTCCTGTCCGGCCGCTACGGGCAGGTGTTCGACGAGATCGTGCAGGTCAAACACGCGTGCGGCGACGCGCACCTCAAAGTCATCCTGGAGACCGGCGAGCTGGCCACCTACGACAACGTGCGCAGAGCGTCGTGGCTCGCACTGCTGGCCGGCGGCGACTTCATCAAGACCTCGACCGGCAAGGTCTCCCCCGCGGCGACGTTGCCGGTCACGCACGTGATGCTCCAGGCCGTGCGCGACTGGCACGCGCGGACCGGGCAACTGCGCGGCGTCAAACCCGCCGGCGGCATCCGCACCACCAAGGACGCGATCAAGTACCTGGTCGCCGTCAACGAGGTGGCCGGTCCCGAGTGGCTGACGCCCGCGTTGTTCCGGTTCGGCGCCTCGACGTTGCTCAACGACCTGCTCATGCAAAGGCGCACCCAGTTGGACGGCCACTACAGCGGCCCCGATTACGTGACGGTGGACTGA
- a CDS encoding aldehyde dehydrogenase family protein — MSERVAVAKTYKLYLGGAFPRSESGRSYPVSDPRGTFLANAAQASRKDARDAVSFARKAFPGWSGATAYNRGQVLFRVAEVLEGRREQFVSEVASAEGVPAKKAQGLVDASIDRVVWYAGWTDKIAAVLGGANPVAGPYFSFSVPEPTGVVGVLAPQQSSLLGLVSAVAPVIASGNTAVVVASQDRPLPAVTLSEVLATSDVPGGVVNVLTGLTGEIAPWLASHGDVNALDLTGAPESSRADLERSAAGTVKRVLRHRDEDFTQTPDLVRLRTFVETKTVWHPVGV; from the coding sequence ATGTCTGAGCGGGTCGCGGTGGCCAAGACGTACAAGCTGTACCTGGGCGGGGCGTTCCCACGGTCGGAATCGGGGCGCAGCTACCCGGTGTCCGACCCGCGCGGGACGTTCCTGGCCAACGCCGCGCAGGCGTCGCGCAAGGACGCCCGGGACGCGGTTTCCTTCGCCCGCAAGGCTTTCCCGGGGTGGTCGGGGGCCACGGCCTACAACCGGGGGCAGGTGCTGTTCCGCGTCGCCGAGGTGTTGGAGGGGCGGCGGGAACAGTTCGTGTCCGAGGTCGCCTCGGCCGAAGGGGTGCCCGCGAAGAAGGCCCAGGGGCTGGTCGACGCGTCGATCGACCGGGTGGTCTGGTACGCCGGGTGGACGGACAAGATCGCGGCGGTGCTGGGCGGGGCGAATCCCGTTGCCGGGCCGTACTTCTCGTTCTCCGTGCCCGAGCCGACCGGGGTCGTCGGGGTGTTGGCGCCTCAGCAGTCGTCGTTGTTGGGGCTGGTCAGCGCCGTGGCGCCGGTGATCGCTTCCGGCAACACGGCCGTGGTGGTGGCTTCGCAGGACCGGCCGTTGCCGGCGGTGACGTTGTCGGAGGTGCTCGCGACCTCGGACGTGCCGGGCGGGGTGGTGAACGTGCTGACCGGGCTGACCGGGGAGATCGCGCCCTGGTTGGCTTCGCACGGTGATGTGAACGCGTTGGACCTGACCGGTGCGCCCGAATCGTCGCGGGCGGATCTGGAACGGTCGGCGGCGGGCACCGTGAAACGCGTGTTGCGGCACCGTGACGAGGACTTCACCCAGACGCCGGATCTGGTGCGGCTGCGCACTTTCGTCGAAACCAAGACCGTGTGGCATCCCGTGGGGGTATGA